Sequence from the Leptospira johnsonii genome:
TATCAGTCTTAGTTCTACTGCTCCTCACCAGATCTGGTTGGAGGATGTGGATGGAGGAACTGTTCTGAGAGATATCGGTTTGATCGACTCGGGCAATTCCGAACCTCCTAATAATTACAGTAAGTCTGCAACTGTAACAGGACTTTCCGTATTCGATGTGCTCATCCAATTCAGGAACGATTTGATCCAAAAAGACCAAGAGAGAATTTCAGGTCGTGATATTCAGGACTTGGATCTTGCGTTGGAAAATATTCTCCGTTATAGATCCATAGTAGGCGCAAGGATGAATCGTATGGAGGAACATTCTCAAAGAGTTTCCTTCGATAAATCGTATATGACCGAGTTACTTGCTAAAAACGAAGGAATTGATTTCCCGGAAACTATCATGAATTTGAAGTGGCTGGAAACGATCCATCAATATGCACTTAACGTAGGTTCCAAGGTAATCAAACCTACCTTGATGGACTTTCTAAGATAAGAGTGAGTCCCCGATATTTAAATCGGGGAATTCTTCTTGTAGAGATTTGAAAAAAGTATAAACTTAGAGCCATGCTCTAAAAAACAGGTCGGTCGATGATTGAGATCCAAAGTAAACCTTTCGGAAAAATAAAAGTTTCGGAGCGACAACTTATCAAATTTCCGGAAGGACTTCTAGGTTTCGGGGGATATAAAAGTTTCGCCTTAATCGAAGAAGATGAAGAGTCCGTGTTCAAATGGTTGCAGTCCATAGACGAAGTGGACCTTGCTTTCGTAGTAATTCCCCCTTCTTTATTTAAAAAAGAATATAAACCTCTTTTAAGCCAGGAAGAACTTTCTCAAATCGGGTTGCAGGATGTTTCAGAAGCTTTGACCTTAGTCATTGTGACGATTCCGAGCGACGATCCGGCTTCCATGACTGCAAACCTACAGGGCCCTATTTTAATTAATAAGACGGATTTGACAGGTCGCCAATTCGTATCACGTAATGAGATTCACTCCGTTCGTGAAAGAATTTTGGAAAGCGCCACTGTGGAGATGTCCTAAGTGCTCGTACTAGCTAGGCGTACAAATGAATCCATCATTATAGGTGACGATATTGAGATCGTTATCGTGGATATCAAAGGGGATCAAGTAAAGATCGGGGTCAAGGCTCCTAAAGAAGTTTCCGTTCACAGAGCGGAAGTGTATCGTGAGATCCAGGCTGAGAATAAGAAGGCCGCCGGTGCGAAAATTAAGCCGGAGGAATTGGGAAAAATTGGCAGCATGCTTAAAAAAACCGATTCGGGCAAAAAAGAAAAATCTTAATCTTCTAAGTTTCTTTCTTACCCTTCTATTTACGATTTCTTGTTTGTCTTCCCAAAGAAAGGGAATGGCTTCCTCTTCGGATTCAATCGTATTATATTATCTTAAAAAAAGCTCAGAGTCACCTATCTTCTTACAAGCAGAGACTTGGTTGCCTATCGCTTCCGGAGTATTGACCGGTGCAGGGCCGGACCAATTAGATAAGGGGGAGTTTCTTTCCAGATGGGAAAAACTTTTTAAATTCACCGGAGTTGCGGATACGGGAGTTCTAAACTCGGAGCCGGTTCGATTATTTACGGAAGAAGAATCCTCTCGTCTGGGAGAATTATTATACAGGGCAGAGACTGAAATTCCGGACGGACTTCCGCAAGCATACCAAGTGATTATCAAAAGAGAAGATCCGATCCGTCCTGGACTTAGGATCAGAAGAACAATTTTTTATATAAGAAATAGTTTGGACGGAATTGTATTAGAATTTTCTGAAATAGGGCAGGTCCTCGATTTTCAGACCGCTTATTCTTTTAGGGACTGGACATTAGTACCTATTCAAAAGCCGGAACCTTCTTCCCGTAATTCTATTTATCTCCCTGAGATGCGTCCGGAAGGTTTAGAATATCTTATATTCGCAACAGAAGGAGAAGAAGTAAAAAATCGCATCCTTGTGAGAAACGGTTTCTGGACAGCGAACGCTTCTAAGAAGAATGTTGGAGCTACGACTAAAAAAGTCCCTAAAACGATTGAGGACCGCCTAAGAACTTTGCAGGAACTATTAGATAAGGGATTAATCTCTAAACAAGAATACGAAAGGAAGAAGGCGGAAATTCTGAAAGACTTATAATAAAATAAAACCCGGAAACTTTTTCAGCATCCGGGTCTTATCAAGAAGAATATTATAAGAGCCTGTCCCAAAAGGTCCAGGCTCTTGAAGCCCGCGTTGCGGACTATAGTCGCTTCGCTCCTGAAGCCGGCATTACCGACTATAGATTTTTAACTAATCCTACGGTTCCTCCGTAGTTTCCGAATTGTTCGTTATCGGTAGTAGAACTTAAGTTAGGCACAGCTCCTGCTTCTACAACTTGGCCTCCGGAAATGGAAGGTCCTTTAACTTCTCCTACACTGAAATAGGTAAGTTGGTAGAATCCACCGAATCGGATGCCGAATGTTTCGAAAGGTTTAATTACGAAACCCGATTCGAAAGTCATCGTAAATCCGGATGCTCCCGCAAAAAATCCGTCCTTGGATTTGAATGCGTTGAAGTCTAGACCGTTATACGCGCCTGCAGTAGCTCCTGTGTCCACACCGATCTGAGCGGAACTCAAAGACATAGTTCCCCAGAAAAAGCTTGTATCACCTCGGAAGTACCAGTTCATCCAACTCCACATCGGAACCGCAACGCCATAGTCCAAGGAAAGTGATGTGATATTATATCTGAGATCTCCGAATCCAATCGCAAATCCTGAAATTCCATCCGAACTTCCTGAGCTAAAACCGGGAAGTTTGATCCCGAGGTTGGAATAGTCTCCACTTGTTTTTGCTTGTCCATATCCGATGGAAAATTCGTAACTTACATTATTCGAAGTGTTTAAATTTAAAGGCCCCCAACCGTACTTTACCTTCCACTCGTTGGTGGTTGTGGTAATTTTATCAGTGGTATATCTATTAGAAGTACTAGTAGTGGTGGTTTCCGTCGTAGACTTTTCTCCCAAAGAAGCAACGATACCGATGAATGTATTATCAGATAGCTGGTGAGAATATCTGATCTTAGGGAATCCGCCGCTTGGAGTAGTCTTACTATCTTCTTTGAAGAATTCAGGTGTTCCTCCCAACGCGCTTCCTGCAATCCTTACACTATTTAAGATTCCGTTAATAGATTGAGGTCCGCCTTGGTTCAGACTTCCAGCGACTCCATCTAATTCTAAAATATGTAATAAACCATTTCCATATGCGTTTCCATTACTTGAGGAGGGGGAAGAAGAACTGCTACCACCGATCGGAGCTTGGTCTTGTGGTGGTGGCTGTTGGTTGTTATTCGTAGGTTGATTTTTAGGCTGCTTTTGATTATTCGGATTTGGTGTTTGTCCGAACAAGGAAAAGCAAACTAGATAGGTTGCCAATATAGCTAGAATCTTTTTTGTCATGAGGTGCCAGAGTAATAATTTTTTTCCCAAAACACCAATTAATCTGGATGAGAGCAAGACAAAAAACAAAAGACCGGAGCGGCCCCCGAAAGGGCCGCTCACGTAGTGAGAATAGTGAAGAGAATTGGATATATGTTAACTATTTACCGGGTTATTGGTACTTAGGTAACAATCCATAAATACCATACCCATATAACCGATTGAAAAGACAGATTTTTTTCACTTATTTGCAGTTTTTTTAATAAGAAACTTTCAATAAGATCTTTGCTTCACGAAATAAATTTCCAGCCTCGATTGGAGTCGCAGATTTTGCGCTCATAGTTTGAAAACCATCCATGACAGGGAGTGGTTCGGAAATTTCTTGAAAGTCCGCTCTTATCTCTACAAAATCCTTAAATTTCAAGCCCAGTGCGGAGAGAATAATATCCGCTTTTTTGCGAGCATCCTTTGCCGCTAGCTGCAAAGCTTCTTGAGAAGCCTTCTCTAAATTTGCATCCGTTGCCTGCAATCGGATACCTATAATTTGATTCGCTCCATTCTGTATGGACTCATCAATCAGTTTGCCTGCAGATTCTACTTTAGCTCTTATTAAGATTGTATTGGACGCTACATAACCTTTGATCTGTCTTGCTCCAGATTTAGGATATTCGTATATTGTTTGCAGACGGATTGCCTCCGTTTGTAACGATAGTAAGGACTGCTTTTTAAGATATTTTACAAGAGAATCGGTCTTTGCTGAAGTTTTCTCATGAGCTTCTTCTGCTGTTTTAGATTCTGTTTCTACTCCGATACGTATCTCTACAAGCTCTGCAGGGACCGCCACTTTGGAGAAACCACTAACAATCAGGACTTTTTCCTGTTCTGCAAATACGGAAGCGAAACTAGAGAATAATAATATGCACCCGAATAATATTTTTTTCATAAAAACTCCAGAGATAAGACCTTTTTCCGTTCGTGAAAATTCCCGAACGGTTCCGGATTTTTAGATTTAATTCTAAGTTATAAAAATTGAAATTTGTAAGGAGAATTTCTCAGTACTTTACGAATTCTTTATCCAATTCGTCTTGGTAACGGCTTACCCGTTTTTTTAAGTTTTTCTTTCCTACATAATATTTGCCTTCGCCTTCTCGTTTCGCCTTCTCCGTAAATTTTTCGGAACGATGAGAAAGGTAAGGATGTGTCATAAAATACTCTTGGATAGGAGAAGCGGCATTTTCTTTTCCACCGCTTTCTTCTTGTAACTTTAGGAAAGTCCTTCCCATTGCGAACGGGTCGTAACTTTCCCTGAGCAATAGGTCGTAACCGTAGGAGTCTGCCTCGTCTTCTTGGTTTTTACCAAAAGAAGGTCTTAAAAGTAATGCTGCAGTTAGATCTGCCAGCTCTCCTAAAGTAGAGGCACCGATCTTTCCTGCCAATAATTCCCCTCTGACCATATCCATGCAGTGGGAAAGCTCTACGTGTCCGATCTCATGCCCGATCACTGCAACCAGTTCTGCTTCTGATCCTACCATAGAAAGAAGTCCCTTAGTCACGAACAAGATCCCTCCAGGCATCGCATATGCGTTTGGAACGGAAGAATCCATTATAAAGATCCTATATTCGAATCCTTTGTTTTTTACGATTGTAAGGTTTGAGACCAAACTTCTCAAATAGATCAGATCAGGATCTTTTTCATCCGCATAGGATTCATAACGTAATGCAACGGAATCTCCCAGCTTCTTTTCATCCAGGTCGCTGATCGGCATAAGCTTTGTAAGAGAACGATCGAATGTTTTGATCGGTTTTCCCAATAATTGAAATGCAGGAGAAAGAGTGGCGGGCATTTCTACATTTGCCTTACTCTTTACAGCCAAAAATGAAATAGCTGCTCCCGCTACTAAAAGTATAACAAAGAATAATAATCGATTACGGAGCATCTGTTTTCTCCTTATTTCCGAATTTGCCGTAAAGAGTGTTCATCAGGATGAGTATTCCTCCAACTCCTAGGAATACCAACGCACGAGTGATTGTGGAAGACTGAGAAAGATCCCAGAAGATCAACCTAAGCAGGCATACTATCATTGCTACCAAAGACACATAACGGAAATGTTCCTTTTTCAGAATGAGTCCCATTAGGAAGACGATGAACACTTCTACCATCCATAATAGAGTTAATAGAGAAGAATCAAAACTCCAGAAAAGGAAGAATGCTCCCGCTGCGAATAAAGGATAGAATATGACACTGTCAGATCTTTGATCCAGCTTTTCCGAAAGTGTTCTGATCTTTCCAGGATAACCTTCCATTTCTATTCCTTGGAAAGGAGGCAGAAGTTGGATCCTTACTAAGTATGCGATCTGCAATACAATCCCAATAAGTCCTCCGAGCCATTCTTGGTTGGCCCAATATTCGGACGGAGTTAAAGCCGAACTGGAAATGAAAGCCACATGAATACAGGAATACCAATAGAAGCAGAGGGAATAAAATCTGAATCTCGAAATTTCCCAAGAGGTTTTTGAACTGATCTGATTTAGGAAGAATGCCCAAACGATCCAAGCGACCGGTAGCCATGTATTCGGAATTTCTAATGCAATGATTGCTGTGATAAAGGTCCCTGTCAGTTCCCAGAACAAAGGTAAAATAGAATTCCAATAATTCGGAATTTCTTTTTTAGGCTTCGGACTGTTTGCCCAATATAAAAATACTCCAATTGCCAAAGCTTGAATCAGGAATCTGATCTTGAATATGCCTACGTATAATTCCGATTGAAGATGGACCAGAATATGAGCTCCTAAAAACAATCCTACAAATATTAATGCAAAAATTTGCCAGACCGATCCCGCATAATTGATGGATGACTTCCAAGTATTCTCCCATTTCTTTTCTCTTTCAGAGAAAAAGTTTTTAGTCTCGAGATAAACCAGGGAAAGAAGTAGCCATAGTATCCCAGGTAAAAACGGAGAAATACTTTGAGTAGTCCAATATGCCAAGAATACGATATGCAAAGAGAAAAGGATCGCTCCGGGAGAAGAAAAATATCTGATCTTATCCGGACCGATCTTTACTTTAGAAAGAGGTATCATTAAGAAGCAGAATAGGATCGTAGGTAGATCTCTTAGCAGAACTTCCCATCTTTCCAAAGAATAAATTCTATAGATCACTTCGAAGTGTAATGCGGCGACAAAAAAGAAAATCCCAACTCCTAAACCGTTCCAATTTCTGTTTTGTCGGATCACCAGCAGAAGTATTCCAAGAGCCGGAAGATATAGCTCCGAGTATTTCCAGTCGAATAATTGGAAACAAATAGCGGATGCTAAAAGTCCGGAAAAAATTCCGGCAGGGGAAATTCTATCATCTCCTCCTATTCCGTAAATATCGTCGCTTGCGGTGGCACTTTCCTTATTCCGTATCTCATCATAGAATTGGATCAAGAATGTCAGAAGGATCATCGCAATCGTAGTGATGACCACGGGCCAAGCTCCAAGATGGACACCACCAAAGTATTTTACGATTAGAATAAGAATATATTGAATCCAAGAAAGATGAAGAAGCACCACTCCTATATTCTTGAGTAGATTCTCTTTTTCTTCCGAACTTACCACGAAGAAGATGGAGAATAAGAGAGAAATGTATACATTGATCAGGAATAGATCCACTTCCCATCGACTGAGTAATATGATCCCGATCGAAGCAAGTGCTAAGGATACTAAAGTATCTGTAAGATACAGCCATCGTATGTTTAATTTTTCTCTAGCCGTTCTTGCCCAGAAAAACAACCCGACAGAAACAGTGATCAAAACGGGAGGATTCCATTTAGATCCTGTGGAATACACTGATAGACCTAAACCGATCCCCGCCCAAATAATTAAATGAGTGATAAAAGGAAGACGTTGGATATTTGCGGAAGAATAAACTTTTCGATAATGAGCCAAGATGGATGGAATTCCAACAGCAAGAGTTCCTAAGATCCCCCAAGTTCTGGAATGAGTAGAATTCAATACATGTAGTTGTTCCGAAAAATGTCCTTTATAAAGATAATTTAAAATTAAAAAGGAGATCGCGGTTTGTATTAAATGAAATTCCCATTTAGTTCTATAAGATAGGAGCACACTGAAAGCAGAGACTCCAACCGCTAAGAAGAAGATCAAGGTACTTAAAGGAAGGATCGCCAGAGAGATTAAACTTAAAACAATATGAAGGCTCGCAAACTTTTGTTGAGAAGTTTGCCAAGCAAGTCCCAGGTTTACTGAAATTCCTACAATAACTAAGATGAGCGCATAAAATTCCGATTCTATCCATTTCATTCCGGGAACTGAAACTGCAGCAATACAAGAGAATAATATAACTGCACCGGAACCGCTTCGGATCCAATATCCGATTTGCACCCAGAACTCTTTTTTGACTAGAAGAATGGAAACTATGAATAGACCTACACCGATCCCTAATACCATTAAGAATCTGAAAAATGGAGACATGTTCAGGGCCGCATAGATCCCTAAGAATCCTACACCCATCACGAGTATGATTGTTCCTAAGATCCCGGTCCAATTGTTCGCGATCTGCTTCTCGAATTTTTCCCAAGCCTCTGATTTTTTAGCAATAGGTTGAGGTTCTTGCTTTATAATAGTTGGAGGTACAACCGCTGCAGGTTTTTGCGTTTTTGTAACAGGCTTAGAAGAAGGGACTTCCTTCTTGGTTTCTGGAATTGTTTCTTTTACCAGGATTGGCTTTTCTTCTTTGATTGGAGGTTTTTTCTTTTCTGCCTGTGTTTCAGGAACAGCAGAAGGTCCCCTTTCTTTCAATTGGTTCTCCAGATCTTGGATCCTTTCTAAAAGTCCGTTGATCTTTGATAATAAAACGAAGGGAATAATAAGGTAGAAGATACCGGCAAAAAATGCGAACAAACCGATCAAAAAATACATAAGCGGAATGAGTTCAGCATACGCGATTTCATTGTAAATTTATTTTTAAGCCGTTTTCTTGGCGTGTTTAGGTAGGCCTTTTCGAATAACGCGTCCTTTAGGATCATAACTTTCCTGAATTTTCGAAAAAAAATGAAAGTTTTGGAAAAGTAGTTTCTAGCGTTATTTAGTCCATTAGTATTTGAGAGCTTGTTCCCTCGGTGATAAAAGTTTGGAATCTTCCCTTTCACAGCTCAATATCCTCAGGCAGTTTTTCGAAAGGATCGGGGACGGAGTTCTTGTATTTTCTAGTTCTGGCAATTTGATCGAAGCGAATCCTTCCGCATTACAGATATTGGGCTATTCTTCTAAAGAGTTGAAAGAGATAGATTTTAGTCTGATCTCCGATATCCGAAACGGCATCTTTGAAAGTCTCAAAAAGGAAGAAAAGACCAATTGGTATTTGGGTTACTTTTTACTTAAGAACAAAGAGATCAGGACATTCTATTGCCAAGGTTTTAAGATCCAAGGAGAAACAGATGCAGAAACTACAACTTGGATCCATATTCGTTCTCCCAAACAACAAAGTGAA
This genomic interval carries:
- the fliW gene encoding flagellar assembly protein FliW, with product MIEIQSKPFGKIKVSERQLIKFPEGLLGFGGYKSFALIEEDEESVFKWLQSIDEVDLAFVVIPPSLFKKEYKPLLSQEELSQIGLQDVSEALTLVIVTIPSDDPASMTANLQGPILINKTDLTGRQFVSRNEIHSVRERILESATVEMS
- the csrA gene encoding carbon storage regulator CsrA translates to MLVLARRTNESIIIGDDIEIVIVDIKGDQVKIGVKAPKEVSVHRAEVYREIQAENKKAAGAKIKPEELGKIGSMLKKTDSGKKEKS
- a CDS encoding SHOCT domain-containing protein, whose product is MRKLSRRNWEKLAACLKKPIRAKKKNLNLLSFFLTLLFTISCLSSQRKGMASSSDSIVLYYLKKSSESPIFLQAETWLPIASGVLTGAGPDQLDKGEFLSRWEKLFKFTGVADTGVLNSEPVRLFTEEESSRLGELLYRAETEIPDGLPQAYQVIIKREDPIRPGLRIRRTIFYIRNSLDGIVLEFSEIGQVLDFQTAYSFRDWTLVPIQKPEPSSRNSIYLPEMRPEGLEYLIFATEGEEVKNRILVRNGFWTANASKKNVGATTKKVPKTIEDRLRTLQELLDKGLISKQEYERKKAEILKDL
- a CDS encoding SIMPL domain-containing protein; translation: MKKILFGCILLFSSFASVFAEQEKVLIVSGFSKVAVPAELVEIRIGVETESKTAEEAHEKTSAKTDSLVKYLKKQSLLSLQTEAIRLQTIYEYPKSGARQIKGYVASNTILIRAKVESAGKLIDESIQNGANQIIGIRLQATDANLEKASQEALQLAAKDARKKADIILSALGLKFKDFVEIRADFQEISEPLPVMDGFQTMSAKSATPIEAGNLFREAKILLKVSY
- a CDS encoding M48 family metallopeptidase; amino-acid sequence: MLRNRLLFFVILLVAGAAISFLAVKSKANVEMPATLSPAFQLLGKPIKTFDRSLTKLMPISDLDEKKLGDSVALRYESYADEKDPDLIYLRSLVSNLTIVKNKGFEYRIFIMDSSVPNAYAMPGGILFVTKGLLSMVGSEAELVAVIGHEIGHVELSHCMDMVRGELLAGKIGASTLGELADLTAALLLRPSFGKNQEDEADSYGYDLLLRESYDPFAMGRTFLKLQEESGGKENAASPIQEYFMTHPYLSHRSEKFTEKAKREGEGKYYVGKKNLKKRVSRYQDELDKEFVKY
- a CDS encoding DUF2339 domain-containing protein → MYFLIGLFAFFAGIFYLIIPFVLLSKINGLLERIQDLENQLKERGPSAVPETQAEKKKPPIKEEKPILVKETIPETKKEVPSSKPVTKTQKPAAVVPPTIIKQEPQPIAKKSEAWEKFEKQIANNWTGILGTIILVMGVGFLGIYAALNMSPFFRFLMVLGIGVGLFIVSILLVKKEFWVQIGYWIRSGSGAVILFSCIAAVSVPGMKWIESEFYALILVIVGISVNLGLAWQTSQQKFASLHIVLSLISLAILPLSTLIFFLAVGVSAFSVLLSYRTKWEFHLIQTAISFLILNYLYKGHFSEQLHVLNSTHSRTWGILGTLAVGIPSILAHYRKVYSSANIQRLPFITHLIIWAGIGLGLSVYSTGSKWNPPVLITVSVGLFFWARTAREKLNIRWLYLTDTLVSLALASIGIILLSRWEVDLFLINVYISLLFSIFFVVSSEEKENLLKNIGVVLLHLSWIQYILILIVKYFGGVHLGAWPVVITTIAMILLTFLIQFYDEIRNKESATASDDIYGIGGDDRISPAGIFSGLLASAICFQLFDWKYSELYLPALGILLLVIRQNRNWNGLGVGIFFFVAALHFEVIYRIYSLERWEVLLRDLPTILFCFLMIPLSKVKIGPDKIRYFSSPGAILFSLHIVFLAYWTTQSISPFLPGILWLLLSLVYLETKNFFSEREKKWENTWKSSINYAGSVWQIFALIFVGLFLGAHILVHLQSELYVGIFKIRFLIQALAIGVFLYWANSPKPKKEIPNYWNSILPLFWELTGTFITAIIALEIPNTWLPVAWIVWAFFLNQISSKTSWEISRFRFYSLCFYWYSCIHVAFISSSALTPSEYWANQEWLGGLIGIVLQIAYLVRIQLLPPFQGIEMEGYPGKIRTLSEKLDQRSDSVIFYPLFAAGAFFLFWSFDSSLLTLLWMVEVFIVFLMGLILKKEHFRYVSLVAMIVCLLRLIFWDLSQSSTITRALVFLGVGGILILMNTLYGKFGNKEKTDAP